The genomic stretch atttggttcaatcTTCACTTTTTTGGGTGGCTTGGTTCCTGAATATTGTGTAAGTCCTAAAAGCTGACAATCCGATTCTTCAGCATTAACACCATGAGAAACACTCTTTGATGGGGTATTGGCCAAACTCTTGTCAGGATCATTTTCTCCAAATGCAGATAAGGACTCCTTCGAATGTAGTAAAcagatttattaaaatatgtaagaAAATACATGTTTTGCATGAAAACATTGCAATTAACAAATAACATACCATGGAAGTATCAACATGATCAGCAACAGCATTTTGAATGGGAGGAAGACTATGAGCCTGTATTAGACAATAGGATATTATTAATATAGTTGGATTTCAGTTAATTTAAGATATTCAAGCGGATTACTATAAACTGAAAAACCTCATCAGCAATATAATCCTTTTCAATTTGACTGACAAATTATTCATCATAAGAAAACTTCCAAACAGATGCTTGCCCAAAGGTTGGCTGTACTTTAGCTCTCAAAGCCATTTTCTTCTCCAACAACATGTCAAGCTCGTCAGGATAAACCATGGGATCATCTTCACCATtctaaagttgaaaaagaatgtTAGAAACCATATATTATACTATTTTACAAAGAAACTAGATTATTAACATACCTCTAACATTGATTTATGCATGCTATCAGCAGATTGTCCTATAATCTGCTCACAGTCGGCATCCCAAAATACAAACCGGAACTTTGATTCACCGTCATAAACATATATATCAACTTTGTACCTATTACATAATTACATACAGGTATAATTGAGTGATCTTATACAAAAAGGATTAAAAGGTCATAAATAGAAATATTTACAACAAACAACCTTGGTATGGGTTTGTGAACATTTTCGCCGCACACACACTGGTATGGATTGTTCAAATCAGTAGCCTTCACAGAGCACTTTGTGCATCCATAGTAAAACCAACCATGCTTGGATACATAAAATTTCGTGGTAGTTCCAACAGTAACACATAACATGtcctgaaaataaaaataaaagcattacaa from Vicia villosa cultivar HV-30 ecotype Madison, WI unplaced genomic scaffold, Vvil1.0 ctg.000025F_1_1, whole genome shotgun sequence encodes the following:
- the LOC131622193 gene encoding uncharacterized protein LOC131622193 — encoded protein: MQSNTPGKKTFVALSLKDLSGDIINCTLWESYGIKFLEYYNDPTNTGAIVIILTHAMIKDSQVSNAWSGSKLLINEDIQEISEFLSKLPANEQSQKPSQSAKSMSLWSGGSQFTTLEKFVHKAKCIPLSQFCKIKQDMLCVTVGTTTKFYVSKHGWFYYGCTKCSVKATDLNNPYQCVCGENVHKPIPRYKVDIYVYDGESKFRFVFWDADCEQIIGQSADSMHKSMLENGEDDPMVYPDELDMLLEKKMALRAKVQPTFGQASVWKFSYDE